Proteins from a genomic interval of Lolium perenne isolate Kyuss_39 chromosome 1, Kyuss_2.0, whole genome shotgun sequence:
- the LOC127316856 gene encoding uncharacterized protein: MSFLRLLPQRLPQFVRQVERDVETVINVLQPGPIGILEHKFTDAEIREAQATVRNAVENWRRNSTLERNPGAGSFDKSM, translated from the exons atgtctttccTGAGGCTGTTACCTCAAAGGTTGCCCCAATTTGTTAG GCAGGTGGAGCGAGATGTTGAGACTGTAATCAACGTTCTGCAGCCAGGTCCGATTGGAATTCTGGAGCACAAGTTCActgacgcagagatccgtgaggcGCAAGCCACGGTAAGGAACGCAGTCGAGAATTGGCGACGGAACTCGACTCTGGAGAGAAATCCTGGTGCTGGTTCTTTTGATAAATCGATGTAG
- the LOC127316846 gene encoding probable leucine-rich repeat receptor-like protein kinase At5g49770, whose product MSLPIAVVAGIAAGGAALLLAVAVAIALWCRARLRARRNRTSETGSSDPSTLVEWGKGGRSSSAPEHQGARHFSLEELALATNDFSEANLVGAGSFGLVYKGLLLDGSVVAIKRRIGAPRQEFADEVRRLSEICHRNIVTLIGSCQEAGLQMLVFEFSPNGNVSSHLYDSGKGFATRLEFKQRLAIAIGAAKGLNHLHSLMPPLIHKNFKTSNVLVDENFIAKVADAGLVRLIRGYEDVGSSHGFSSSIYQDPEAHSVAQLSESSDVYSFGVFLLELITGREAASLASQESRESLAQWLEAKFSSNELIDPRLGGGFTSEGMKEFVGLAFQCLNPSSRRRPKMRLVAAELDQILETEMSMTTIMGDGTSIITLGSQLFTS is encoded by the exons ATGTCACTGCCGATCGCCGTCGTAGCCGGCATTGCCGCCGGTGGAGCCGCCTTGCTCCTCGCGGTGGCCGTGGCGATCGCGCTCTGGTGCCGGGCGCGCCTCAGGGCCAGGCGTAACCGGACCTCTGAGACAGGCTCCTCCGACCCTTCCACCTTAG TGGAGTGGGGCAAGGGGGGCCGAAGCTCCTCGGCGCCGGAGCACCAGGGCGCGAGGCACTTCTCCTTGGAGGAGCTGGCACTGGCGACCAACGACTTCAGCGAGGCCAACTTGGTCGGCGCCGGGAGCTTCGGCTTGGTCTACAAGGGGCTGCTTCTTGATGGCTCCGTCGTCGCGATCAAGAGGCGCATAGGAGCACCCAGGCAGGAGTTTGCTGACGAG GTTAGGAGGCTTTCAGAGATTTGTCATCGGAATATCGTAACCCTCATCGGTTCTTGCCAGGAAGCGGGTCTACAAATGCTAGTGTTTGAATTCTCGCCCAATGGCAATGTCTCTAGCCATCTATATG ATTCAGGGAAAGGCTTCGCGACACGGCTTGAGTTCAAACAAAGGCTCGCAATAGCCATTGGTGCAGCAAAAG GTCTGAATCATTTGCATTCTCTTATGCCTCCTTTGATCCACAAGAACTTCAAGACGAGCAATGTACTGGTCGACGAAAATTTCATTGCAAAGGTGGCTGATGCTGGACTTGTTAGGTTGATTAGAGGATATGAAGATGTCGGTTCCTCACATGGGTTTAGCAGCAGCATCTACCAAGACCCTGA GGCACACTCGGTGGCACAGTTATCTGAAAGCAGCGACGTGTACAGCTTTGGAGTGTTCCTTTTGGAGCTAATTACTGGCAGAGAAGCTGCTAGCTTGGCATCTCAAGAATCCAGAGAATCTCTGGCCCAATGG CTGGAAGCAAAGTTCAGTTCAAATGAACTGATTGACCCAAGGTTAGGTGGCGGTTTCACATCGGAAGGTATGAAAGAATTTGTTGGCCTTGCTTTCCAGTGCCTGAACCCATCCTCCAGAAGGCGACCGAAGATGAGGCTGGTTGCGGCTGAGCTAGACCAGATTCTGGAGACGGAGATGTCCATGACAACGATAATGGGCGATGGAACCTCCATCATCACCCTTGGGAGCCAACTCTTCACGTCTTGA